One window of Sphingomonas sp. KC8 genomic DNA carries:
- a CDS encoding sulfite exporter TauE/SafE family protein, with amino-acid sequence MDVSSLAVMAAAMLATGLAGGVIAGLLGVGGGIIVVPILDTTLGILGVDPAIRMHVAVATSLATIIPTSISSSRAHKAKGAVDGELTRKWGIAILLGAVLGTVVASQVQSVVLSGVFATVAFLVAAKMLLPLDHIALAKAVPGGLAAQAMPVAIGTTSTMMGIGGGTLSVPILTLVNYPIHRAVGTAALFGLLISIPGTIGYIIGGWGDPRLPMGSLGYVNWIGFLLIAPMTWISAPWGAALAHKLSKRHLGIAFGIFLLIVALRMAWRVATS; translated from the coding sequence ATGGACGTTTCGTCCTTGGCAGTGATGGCGGCGGCGATGCTGGCCACCGGTTTGGCCGGCGGGGTGATCGCGGGGCTGCTGGGTGTGGGCGGCGGGATCATCGTCGTGCCGATCCTCGATACGACGTTGGGCATCCTTGGCGTCGATCCGGCGATCCGCATGCATGTCGCGGTGGCGACGTCGCTGGCGACGATCATCCCGACATCGATCTCATCCTCGCGCGCGCACAAGGCGAAAGGCGCGGTGGATGGCGAGCTGACCCGTAAATGGGGCATCGCGATCCTGCTGGGCGCGGTACTCGGCACGGTCGTCGCGTCGCAGGTGCAAAGCGTGGTGCTGTCGGGCGTGTTCGCCACCGTCGCCTTCCTGGTCGCGGCGAAGATGCTGTTGCCGCTCGATCATATCGCGCTCGCCAAGGCGGTGCCGGGGGGGCTGGCCGCGCAGGCGATGCCGGTGGCGATCGGCACGACATCGACGATGATGGGGATTGGCGGCGGCACGTTGAGCGTGCCGATCCTGACGCTCGTCAATTACCCGATCCACCGCGCGGTGGGCACGGCGGCGTTGTTCGGCCTGCTGATCAGCATTCCCGGCACGATCGGCTATATCATCGGCGGCTGGGGCGATCCGCGTTTGCCGATGGGCAGCCTTGGCTATGTCAACTGGATCGGCTTTCTGCTGATCGCGCCGATGACGTGGATTTCGGCGCCGTGGGGCGCGGCGCTGGCGCATAAATTGTCCAAGCGCCATTTAGGGATCGCATTCGGAATTTTCCTGCTGATCGTCGCGCTGCGTATGGCGTGGCGGGTCGCGACGAGCTGA
- a CDS encoding aspartate dehydrogenase, which translates to MTLKVGIAGFGTIGAVVAARLHEGLPGLTLAAICSGRQDVAEARARDLGLAVPIVSPADLAERCDIIVECAPTAAFMAIAEPALAAGRILVTVSGAAILDHPEITDRARDGGGQIILATGALLGLDAVRAAAEGQIHSVRMVTRKPPRSLRTAKHVVENGIALDSLSEPLLLFRGTAREGARAFPSNVNVAAALGLAGIGADRTELEIWADPTKTRNTHRIDVESNSARLGLEIENIPTDENPGTGRITALSMIAALRGITTPLRVGT; encoded by the coding sequence GTGACACTCAAGGTAGGCATAGCGGGCTTCGGAACCATCGGCGCCGTCGTCGCGGCACGCCTGCACGAAGGCCTGCCCGGCCTGACGCTCGCGGCGATCTGTTCGGGCCGGCAGGACGTGGCCGAAGCGCGCGCCCGCGATCTGGGGCTGGCGGTTCCCATCGTCTCACCGGCGGACCTCGCCGAACGCTGCGACATCATCGTCGAATGCGCGCCGACCGCCGCCTTCATGGCCATCGCCGAACCGGCGCTTGCCGCCGGGCGCATTCTTGTCACCGTCAGCGGGGCGGCGATCCTCGACCATCCCGAAATCACCGATCGCGCCCGCGACGGCGGCGGCCAGATCATCCTGGCAACGGGCGCGCTGCTCGGCCTCGATGCCGTCCGCGCGGCGGCCGAAGGGCAGATCCATTCGGTCCGCATGGTCACGCGCAAGCCGCCGCGTTCGTTGCGCACGGCCAAGCATGTCGTGGAAAACGGCATCGCCCTCGATAGTCTTTCCGAACCGCTGCTGCTGTTTCGCGGCACCGCGCGCGAAGGCGCCCGCGCCTTTCCATCCAACGTCAATGTCGCGGCCGCGCTCGGCCTGGCCGGCATCGGCGCCGACCGCACCGAACTCGAAATCTGGGCGGATCCGACCAAAACCCGCAACACCCACCGCATCGACGTGGAATCGAACAGCGCCCGGCTGGGACTGGAAATCGAAAATATCCCGACCGACGAAAATCCCGGCACCGGCCGGATCACCGCGCTCAGCATGATCGCGGCTCTCCGCGGCATCACGACGCCCTTACGCGTCGGCACCTGA
- a CDS encoding VOC family protein, translating to MPVHLKHVAIASADPDNAAKFFVDVLGWTIAGRVDSRNALGYYVTDGTINIALLNFKNRPAAGLEFDEGYTGLHHLGFQCDDIEEIVDRFENSGFAPRHDVNIAQGLGMNPAKDNAEYKMTGPEGVMIDVSERGWVGTATFKPKPA from the coding sequence ATGCCCGTACATCTGAAACATGTCGCGATCGCCTCGGCCGATCCCGATAACGCCGCCAAATTCTTCGTCGACGTGCTCGGCTGGACGATCGCCGGCAGGGTCGATAGCCGCAATGCGCTGGGCTATTATGTCACCGACGGGACGATCAACATCGCTTTGCTCAACTTCAAGAACCGCCCTGCCGCGGGCCTGGAATTTGACGAAGGCTATACCGGCCTCCACCATCTCGGTTTTCAGTGCGACGATATCGAAGAGATTGTCGATCGCTTCGAAAACTCGGGCTTCGCGCCGCGCCACGACGTGAATATAGCGCAAGGGCTGGGGATGAACCCGGCCAAGGACAATGCGGAATATAAGATGACGGGGCCGGAGGGCGTGATGATCGACGTTTCCGAACGCGGCTGGGTGGGCACCGCCACCTTCAAGCCCAAGCCGGCCTGA